From the genome of Limisalsivibrio acetivorans, one region includes:
- the rarD gene encoding EamA family transporter RarD — MRSDTAGAGFLTGLATYIFWGLTPVFWKQLEHVPSFEILCHRIVWSVFFLALLIVIQRRHGEVAELLSRPRTVLILLATSTIISLNWGTYIWAVNSERILETSLGYYINPLVSVLIGFIFFRERMSRAQVIAVCLAFAGVANLALHYGRLPAASLILAFTFAIYGAVRKKADAKPIPGLLVETAVISVPVGIYLIYLGEGGAFTNLSVSTDMLLIAGGLVTSMPLLGFAFTVKRLRLITVGFLQYTAPTVSFLLGVFVYHEPFTAAHKVTFICIWSGLLLYSLDSIRGRRTTPRT, encoded by the coding sequence GTGAGAAGTGATACCGCAGGGGCCGGCTTTCTAACCGGCCTCGCTACCTACATCTTCTGGGGTTTGACCCCCGTATTCTGGAAACAGCTTGAGCATGTGCCCAGCTTTGAGATCCTGTGTCACAGGATCGTCTGGTCTGTTTTCTTCCTTGCACTTCTTATCGTTATCCAGCGCAGACACGGCGAGGTTGCGGAGCTTCTTAGCAGGCCCCGAACCGTCCTTATCCTGCTGGCGACATCCACAATAATCAGCCTGAACTGGGGAACCTACATCTGGGCGGTTAACTCAGAGCGTATACTGGAAACCAGCCTTGGTTATTACATCAATCCCCTTGTGAGTGTGCTGATAGGCTTTATCTTCTTCCGGGAGCGTATGTCAAGGGCTCAGGTGATAGCGGTTTGTCTTGCCTTTGCCGGTGTTGCAAACCTTGCCCTGCATTACGGCAGGCTCCCCGCCGCATCCCTTATCCTTGCTTTTACTTTTGCAATATACGGAGCTGTGCGCAAGAAGGCGGATGCAAAGCCTATCCCCGGTCTGCTGGTGGAGACGGCGGTAATATCCGTTCCTGTGGGGATATATCTTATCTATCTGGGGGAGGGGGGAGCGTTCACAAACCTTTCGGTATCTACCGACATGTTGCTGATAGCGGGCGGGCTGGTTACATCGATGCCCCTTCTCGGGTTCGCATTCACAGTGAAACGGCTACGTCTCATAACGGTGGGTTTTCTACAGTACACAGCGCCAACGGTATCGTTTCTGCTCGGTGTGTTCGTTTATCATGAGCCATTTACAGCGGCCCATAAGGTTACTTTCATCTGCATATGGTCGGGACTGCTTCTTTATTCACTGGATAGCATAAGGGGGCGGCGAACCACCCCAAGAACATGA
- a CDS encoding DegQ family serine endoprotease, with amino-acid sequence MRKKTNVILAVMIIFAASAVSAFQMAPDSFSEVVKNTKSGVVNISTTKIVKRKTPDMFQDEFFRRFFGDQLPGQGNGGEREYKSSSLGSGFVIDKEGLIVTNNHVVEGADEIIVKLNDEHEFEAEVIGKDPLTDLALISIDPKGVELSPLKLANSDDSEIGDWVIAIGNPLGLEWTVTAGIISAKGRALGSGPYDNFMQTDASINPGNSGGPLLNIKGEVVGINTAIIPSGQGLGFAIPVNMMKELLPKLKTGKVERGWLGVSVQPLDEKLAEGLGLENDEGALIADVVEGDPAEKAGIRAGDVVIAIDGKKIASNRELINTIGAYDPGKTVEVTVVRDGKEMDIDVTLGTRGDDSASAPEKPSEDAPIIVTELNDEMMQRFNISGGVLVKDVDQKSNAYEAGLRNGDIILWINRESVNSPSSFYGKFKKVEKGDVVFLKVLSRGNGKFIAFDKE; translated from the coding sequence ATGAGAAAGAAGACTAATGTAATCTTAGCCGTTATGATTATCTTTGCGGCAAGCGCTGTTTCAGCATTTCAGATGGCTCCGGACTCCTTTTCCGAAGTCGTTAAAAATACAAAATCGGGTGTTGTAAACATCTCGACGACTAAGATCGTTAAAAGAAAAACCCCCGATATGTTTCAGGATGAGTTTTTCCGCCGTTTCTTCGGGGATCAGCTCCCCGGGCAGGGGAACGGTGGTGAGCGTGAGTACAAGTCCTCATCCCTCGGTTCCGGATTTGTCATAGACAAGGAAGGACTGATCGTAACCAACAACCACGTTGTTGAGGGTGCGGACGAAATTATTGTAAAGCTCAACGATGAGCATGAGTTTGAGGCGGAGGTTATCGGGAAGGATCCCCTCACAGACCTCGCACTCATAAGTATCGATCCCAAAGGTGTTGAGCTCTCGCCACTTAAGCTTGCCAACTCCGATGATTCAGAGATTGGCGACTGGGTTATCGCCATCGGAAACCCCCTCGGACTTGAGTGGACGGTTACTGCGGGGATAATCAGTGCAAAGGGCAGGGCTCTCGGCTCAGGTCCCTATGATAACTTCATGCAGACCGATGCCTCCATTAACCCTGGAAACTCAGGCGGTCCTCTCCTTAATATTAAGGGTGAGGTTGTCGGTATCAACACCGCTATCATCCCCAGCGGACAGGGGCTTGGCTTTGCCATCCCCGTTAATATGATGAAGGAGCTCCTTCCCAAGCTTAAGACAGGCAAGGTGGAGCGAGGATGGCTTGGCGTTTCTGTTCAGCCCCTTGATGAGAAGCTTGCAGAGGGTCTCGGCCTTGAGAATGATGAGGGCGCACTCATTGCCGATGTGGTAGAGGGTGACCCCGCAGAGAAAGCAGGGATAAGAGCCGGCGACGTTGTTATCGCCATAGACGGCAAGAAGATCGCCAGCAACAGAGAGCTTATCAACACCATCGGTGCCTACGATCCGGGCAAAACCGTTGAGGTTACAGTGGTTCGTGACGGCAAAGAGATGGATATAGACGTTACCCTCGGCACAAGGGGCGATGATTCCGCATCAGCTCCCGAGAAGCCCAGCGAGGATGCACCAATAATCGTGACCGAGCTGAACGATGAGATGATGCAGAGGTTCAATATCAGCGGCGGAGTCCTTGTTAAGGATGTGGACCAGAAGTCAAACGCCTACGAGGCGGGGCTTCGCAACGGTGACATCATCCTTTGGATAAACAGGGAATCCGTAAACAGCCCCAGCTCCTTCTACGGTAAGTTCAAGAAGGTGGAGAAGGGTGATGTGGTGTTCCTTAAGGTTCTCAGCAGAGGTAATGGCAAGTTCATTGCCTTCGACAAGGAGTAG
- a CDS encoding MucB/RseB C-terminal domain-containing protein — translation MRSLLLLLLLIPLTALAEPKVYFKIAVDEEAYTSFLLDNLENRQSKLHTLASRLKESFFELKRVRKEFYNIYIQYGLKYNNRTVVQYELEPTVKDRFRHVIVVDEAHKTVLRREVYDTSGRLVYAYSFEGNNDVHRPDAPKHASISYEEDDTLLGFGTVFRRTFKDGSSHYLFSDGLNKFSVFTKKTELELEDNKRVLYGNYVLRKKSGDLLYTVVGTIPFEQMEKVIETFESGRKVKNEKED, via the coding sequence ATGAGAAGCCTTCTTCTTCTCCTTCTGCTGATACCCCTTACAGCTCTGGCAGAGCCGAAGGTGTATTTCAAAATTGCTGTGGACGAAGAGGCTTACACTTCATTTCTACTGGACAATCTTGAGAACAGGCAGTCAAAGCTCCATACCCTTGCGTCCAGACTGAAGGAAAGCTTCTTTGAACTAAAGCGTGTGCGGAAGGAGTTCTACAACATCTACATTCAGTACGGCCTGAAGTACAACAACAGAACCGTTGTTCAGTATGAGCTTGAGCCTACGGTGAAAGATAGGTTCAGGCATGTTATTGTAGTTGATGAGGCCCATAAGACCGTCCTGCGCAGGGAAGTCTACGATACCAGTGGACGTCTTGTCTATGCCTACAGCTTCGAGGGCAATAATGATGTCCACAGGCCGGATGCCCCCAAGCACGCCTCGATCTCCTATGAAGAAGATGACACACTGCTCGGTTTCGGCACTGTTTTTCGGCGAACTTTTAAGGATGGCTCCAGTCATTACCTTTTTAGTGACGGTTTGAACAAGTTTTCTGTTTTTACGAAGAAAACAGAGCTGGAACTGGAAGATAATAAAAGGGTTCTCTACGGGAACTATGTGCTAAGGAAGAAGTCCGGTGATTTGCTGTATACAGTTGTCGGCACCATACCCTTCGAGCAGATGGAGAAAGTTATTGAAACCTTTGAATCCGGGAGGAAAGTGAAGAATGAGAAAGAAGACTAA
- a CDS encoding YajQ family cyclic di-GMP-binding protein → MASFDIVSEVDAQELDNAVNNLIKEVSNRYDFRGTNTEVELNKKDKKISLVTSDDMKVKALKEMLVGAFVKRNIDPACLSYSEPEPTSKGQLKFTAEVQEGIDKDTGKKIVKMIKDAKMKVQGSIMDDKVRVQGKKIDDLQEVIQMMKQADLGVPLQFVNMKS, encoded by the coding sequence ATGGCTTCTTTTGATATAGTCAGTGAAGTGGATGCCCAGGAACTGGACAATGCGGTAAACAACCTCATTAAGGAGGTTTCAAACCGTTACGATTTCAGGGGCACAAACACCGAGGTCGAGCTTAACAAGAAGGATAAGAAGATAAGCCTTGTTACCAGCGATGATATGAAGGTTAAGGCGCTTAAAGAGATGCTCGTCGGTGCATTTGTTAAGAGGAATATCGATCCCGCATGCCTCAGCTACAGCGAGCCGGAGCCCACAAGCAAGGGACAGCTCAAGTTCACTGCAGAGGTGCAGGAAGGTATAGACAAGGATACCGGCAAGAAGATCGTCAAGATGATTAAGGATGCCAAGATGAAGGTTCAGGGCTCCATCATGGACGATAAGGTTCGTGTACAGGGCAAAAAGATCGATGATCTCCAGGAAGTTATCCAGATGATGAAGCAGGCGGATCTTGGTGTACCGCTACAGTTTGTAAACATGAAAAGCTAG
- a CDS encoding MFS transporter, translating into MASFSGRRLSANLNIVRGYALLFGVRAYIPVLFLHYRNLGYSFTEISFLTSGFFIGMLALELPSGVMADKLGRRFSMVFASIILTAGTLMTGYGGNFAVLWLGVFLVGASEACVSGSDEALIYDTLKIMGREGEFNKFFGSKWAFYTFGYVIGSLFMTMVYGYGMKSVFAFSAVFSAISGVVALFLYEPESTEREHLPGHFRHFWETGLYILRSKELVLLMALHVSILIANQVFFQYHQFFMEESGIEVAMFGVVYAGGLFISGVSANYSHIVENNLGGQKLLRLLILLPAVSFLGIVLNTSAFMVILAFILCEAAFGFALPFFNRLFNDRVHSHHRATAVSIRSFADSVSIASAVPFFGLITDSQGLRPTALALFLFVVLLAWPSLRAFASVTKSELLRKGSS; encoded by the coding sequence ATGGCTTCATTCTCCGGCAGAAGGCTTTCTGCCAACCTTAACATTGTGCGTGGTTATGCTCTGCTCTTCGGAGTTCGTGCATACATCCCCGTTCTCTTTCTGCACTATAGAAATCTTGGATATTCCTTTACAGAAATCTCTTTTCTGACAAGTGGTTTCTTTATCGGTATGCTGGCACTCGAGCTCCCGAGTGGTGTCATGGCGGACAAGCTAGGCAGACGTTTCTCCATGGTCTTTGCCTCGATTATACTGACAGCAGGAACTCTAATGACCGGATACGGAGGGAACTTCGCCGTGCTGTGGCTTGGTGTTTTCCTCGTTGGTGCTTCGGAGGCGTGCGTATCGGGTAGTGACGAGGCTCTTATATACGACACCCTCAAGATTATGGGGAGGGAAGGGGAGTTCAACAAATTCTTCGGTTCGAAGTGGGCTTTTTATACCTTCGGCTATGTTATTGGAAGCCTCTTTATGACAATGGTATATGGCTACGGTATGAAAAGCGTGTTCGCCTTCTCTGCCGTTTTCTCTGCAATCTCCGGTGTTGTTGCGCTGTTTCTATATGAGCCGGAATCTACTGAGCGGGAGCATCTGCCTGGGCATTTCCGCCATTTCTGGGAGACTGGGCTGTATATCCTGCGGAGTAAGGAGCTGGTACTCCTTATGGCTCTTCATGTATCCATACTTATCGCAAATCAGGTCTTTTTTCAGTATCACCAGTTCTTTATGGAAGAGTCAGGTATTGAGGTCGCTATGTTCGGTGTTGTGTATGCGGGTGGGCTCTTCATCTCAGGAGTTTCGGCAAACTACTCCCACATAGTAGAAAACAATCTTGGGGGACAAAAGCTCCTCCGTCTGCTTATACTGCTACCCGCAGTATCTTTCCTCGGTATCGTACTTAACACTTCCGCTTTTATGGTAATTCTGGCGTTTATCCTCTGTGAGGCGGCCTTCGGGTTTGCGCTCCCCTTCTTCAACAGGCTTTTTAACGACCGTGTTCACTCCCACCACAGGGCAACGGCGGTTTCCATACGCTCCTTTGCGGACAGCGTAAGCATCGCCTCTGCAGTGCCGTTCTTCGGGCTTATTACGGATTCCCAGGGTCTCCGCCCAACAGCTCTGGCTCTTTTCCTCTTTGTTGTTCTCCTTGCGTGGCCATCACTCAGAGCCTTTGCAAGCGTTACAAAGAGTGAACTGCTTAGAAAGGGCTCCTCATAG
- a CDS encoding MarR family winged helix-turn-helix transcriptional regulator has product MKNRYPIPGREELNSLSRHIPDIETDSLNTLFDMVYTMENLSLHLEAFFHDYGLSPSRFTLLSTLSDSGGSMLPHEIATSMGLRKPTVTGLLMRLRREGYITSVPMKEDGRKKVVSLSEKGRETVNRILPEYYAYLGRVIGVQDKKTLRAMRIVLSGINARL; this is encoded by the coding sequence ATGAAAAACCGATACCCCATTCCCGGAAGGGAAGAGCTTAACTCCCTCTCAAGGCATATCCCCGATATTGAAACCGATTCGCTCAACACTCTCTTCGACATGGTATACACCATGGAGAACCTAAGCCTCCACCTGGAGGCATTCTTTCATGATTACGGACTCTCACCCAGCCGCTTCACCCTGCTTAGCACCCTGAGCGACAGCGGCGGAAGCATGCTCCCCCATGAGATCGCCACTTCGATGGGCTTGAGAAAACCCACCGTCACAGGTCTGTTAATGAGGCTCAGGCGTGAGGGTTATATCACATCCGTACCTATGAAGGAGGATGGGAGGAAAAAGGTGGTAAGCCTGTCAGAAAAGGGGCGTGAGACGGTGAACCGCATACTCCCCGAATACTACGCATACCTTGGAAGGGTCATAGGTGTGCAGGATAAGAAGACACTCCGTGCAATGCGCATCGTTCTTTCGGGAATCAATGCAAGGCTCTAA
- a CDS encoding zf-HC2 domain-containing protein, translating to MDCTRHRKNISAYIDSECSSLESAALEAHLKKCTSCKAELTESYKLGSMIKDAYSSAEEVDFTASIMGSINKEQEAAPKEQKGRLRLVKPAAAAAVIAAGLIALAAANSFNNEPQLAKGNEMLEKYVFEHVDSSYTEAGTAQIGVVNYDR from the coding sequence ATGGATTGTACAAGACATCGTAAGAATATTTCAGCCTACATTGATTCCGAGTGCTCGTCCTTAGAGTCCGCCGCTCTGGAGGCACATCTTAAGAAATGTACCTCGTGTAAGGCGGAGCTCACCGAGAGCTATAAACTCGGCTCAATGATCAAGGATGCCTATTCCTCTGCCGAAGAGGTGGATTTCACCGCCTCAATCATGGGCAGTATCAATAAAGAACAGGAGGCAGCTCCGAAAGAGCAAAAGGGACGACTTCGTCTCGTTAAGCCTGCCGCTGCGGCTGCTGTTATCGCTGCAGGGCTTATAGCTCTGGCCGCCGCAAACTCTTTCAACAATGAACCTCAACTTGCGAAAGGGAACGAGATGCTTGAAAAGTATGTTTTCGAGCATGTTGACAGCAGCTACACCGAAGCCGGCACGGCTCAAATCGGGGTTGTGAACTACGACCGATGA
- a CDS encoding RNA polymerase sigma factor, with product MGDSQIVAKVLGGDSSSYELLIRKHQSKLFATAFNMVKNRELAEDIVQESFMRGFQKLDTLKNHAQFYPWLKRIALNLALNHFEKEKRVLDVENDEDDTNFFENIAGGETPEEFSLKEEMRRYVRQFVEALPDRLRVVVLLREVEDMSYEEISEMLNIPLGTVRSRLFNARAIIKERLIKQGLADGLYKTS from the coding sequence ATGGGAGATTCGCAGATCGTTGCAAAGGTTCTGGGTGGAGACAGCTCCAGCTATGAACTGCTGATTAGGAAGCATCAGTCCAAACTTTTTGCAACGGCTTTTAATATGGTCAAGAACAGGGAACTGGCCGAAGATATAGTGCAGGAAAGCTTTATGCGGGGTTTTCAGAAGCTTGATACCCTTAAAAACCATGCGCAGTTTTATCCCTGGCTTAAAAGGATCGCCCTTAACCTCGCCCTGAACCACTTCGAAAAGGAGAAGCGGGTTCTGGATGTTGAGAACGACGAGGATGATACCAACTTCTTCGAGAACATCGCCGGCGGTGAAACCCCCGAGGAGTTCTCCCTGAAGGAAGAGATGAGAAGGTACGTCCGCCAGTTTGTGGAGGCCCTGCCGGACAGGCTCAGGGTGGTTGTTCTCCTTCGTGAGGTGGAGGATATGAGCTACGAGGAGATCTCGGAGATGCTCAATATCCCCCTCGGCACGGTGAGAAGCAGGCTTTTTAATGCAAGGGCAATAATCAAAGAGAGACTAATAAAACAGGGGCTAGCAGATGGATTGTACAAGACATCGTAA
- a CDS encoding SurA N-terminal domain-containing protein: MLTSFRKSKKVTQFALWFIIIAFIVTIFFVWGVGSQQADANYFMRVNGQKVTYDEYLSTLERTRNYFKGIFGDNFDSVAQGAELEKQVLNDLINRYILMQEAEENGVPVSDEEVLQLVMQIPAFQKNGQFDRDTYQTLLARNRMTPQEFEAMLKVDHTVSKMQSLISSAVAVSDAEIEKEYIYRKTRASIEYMMLDADDFAHRVKPEQEVLEEYFHLNSEAYRIPQKRKVKYVEFDPTDFKSEVEITNEEIETYYIKNKDQFYQPEKVQARHILFLIEDWNDKENVEKNLEKANRVLKELEEGAEFAELAKKYSADSSAQNGGDLGYFTRGQMVPEFEEAAFNLEPGEVSGIVKTMYGYHIIKVEDKVEEYDPTLDEVKGIIAKSLESDKLLSKFKDRVFEIYTEVVKASNLTAYNDTAEKKLDIEETGYFSQDQVVDPISGNPEAIKAIFGLAQSEVSQVTDIMGKKYIFEVVDIQEARVPEFSEVRNEVREDYIAEQALDIAKEEAENAIAEGSMEAAAEKLNLTYSTTPKFFRNDSIPGIGMNLELMDSAFSNEPGTFLEQPFVNGGNVFIVRVKEHEAPDMDLLADSRDEIETSIYSVKSETALNSYLDSKREKAEIEINPRYSAIKKLLED; this comes from the coding sequence ATGCTTACCAGCTTCAGAAAATCAAAGAAAGTAACCCAGTTTGCTCTGTGGTTCATCATCATCGCCTTTATTGTGACGATATTCTTCGTTTGGGGTGTCGGCTCACAGCAGGCGGATGCGAATTACTTCATGAGAGTGAACGGACAAAAGGTTACCTATGACGAGTACCTCTCAACCCTCGAAAGAACCAGAAACTATTTCAAAGGTATATTCGGCGACAACTTCGACAGTGTCGCACAGGGCGCTGAACTTGAAAAGCAGGTGCTCAATGATCTTATAAACAGATACATCCTTATGCAGGAGGCGGAGGAAAACGGTGTCCCCGTCTCCGATGAAGAGGTTCTGCAGCTTGTTATGCAGATACCCGCCTTCCAGAAAAATGGACAGTTCGACAGGGATACTTATCAAACCCTCCTCGCGAGAAACAGGATGACTCCCCAGGAGTTTGAGGCGATGCTTAAGGTAGACCACACCGTGAGCAAGATGCAGAGCCTTATATCTTCCGCTGTGGCTGTAAGCGATGCAGAGATCGAAAAAGAATATATATACAGAAAAACAAGGGCTTCCATTGAATACATGATGCTCGATGCAGACGACTTTGCCCACAGGGTTAAGCCCGAGCAGGAGGTTCTTGAGGAATACTTCCACCTGAACAGTGAAGCATACAGAATCCCCCAGAAGAGAAAGGTTAAGTATGTTGAATTCGACCCCACCGATTTCAAGAGTGAGGTTGAAATAACCAATGAAGAGATCGAAACATATTACATAAAGAACAAGGACCAGTTCTACCAGCCCGAGAAGGTTCAGGCGAGACACATCCTCTTCCTCATCGAGGACTGGAACGACAAGGAAAACGTTGAGAAAAACCTTGAGAAGGCAAACAGGGTCCTCAAGGAGCTTGAGGAGGGTGCAGAGTTCGCCGAGCTGGCAAAGAAATACTCTGCCGATTCCTCCGCCCAGAACGGCGGCGATCTTGGATACTTCACAAGGGGACAGATGGTTCCCGAATTCGAGGAAGCTGCATTCAATCTGGAGCCGGGCGAGGTCAGCGGTATCGTAAAGACCATGTACGGCTACCATATAATCAAGGTTGAGGATAAGGTCGAGGAATACGACCCCACCCTTGACGAGGTTAAGGGAATCATCGCAAAGTCCCTCGAGTCCGACAAACTGCTCAGCAAATTCAAGGACAGGGTCTTTGAGATATACACAGAGGTCGTAAAGGCATCCAACCTTACAGCATACAACGACACGGCAGAGAAGAAGCTCGATATTGAAGAAACAGGATATTTCTCCCAGGATCAGGTTGTTGATCCCATATCAGGCAACCCCGAAGCAATTAAAGCTATCTTTGGACTCGCTCAGTCCGAGGTAAGCCAGGTTACCGATATCATGGGCAAAAAGTATATCTTCGAGGTTGTGGATATACAGGAAGCCAGAGTTCCTGAGTTCAGCGAAGTCAGAAACGAAGTCAGAGAGGACTACATAGCAGAACAGGCCCTTGATATCGCAAAGGAAGAAGCGGAGAACGCCATCGCCGAAGGAAGCATGGAAGCAGCGGCTGAGAAGCTTAATCTCACCTATAGCACGACGCCCAAGTTCTTCAGAAACGACTCCATACCCGGAATCGGCATGAACCTTGAGCTTATGGACAGCGCATTCTCCAACGAGCCCGGCACTTTCCTTGAGCAGCCCTTTGTGAACGGTGGAAACGTCTTCATCGTAAGGGTTAAGGAGCATGAGGCCCCCGATATGGACCTCCTTGCGGACTCCAGGGATGAGATCGAAACCTCCATTTATTCCGTCAAGTCGGAAACAGCCCTTAACTCCTATCTGGATTCAAAGAGGGAGAAGGCAGAGATTGAGATAAACCCGAGATACTCAGCGATTAAGAAGCTACTGGAAGATTGA
- the glpK gene encoding glycerol kinase GlpK → MDGYILSIDQGTTSSRAIIFDYEGNILKVAQKDIRQYYPADGLVEHDPENIWGTVYDVCREVLKEYPEPDAAGITNQRETAVVWDRKTGEPVYPAIVWQDRRTAELCRSMRKEGSEVTVTSRSGLLLDPYFSGSKVKWILDNVEGARERAERGELAFGTVDSFLIWRLTGGSVHATDATNASRTLLYNIHKGDWDDELLTLFDIPRSLLPEVKDSSDDFGRTAKKLFGREIPIYSAVGDQHAAMVGQACFDPGMMKCTYGTGGFLVLNTGDTAVKSRNRLLTTIAYSINGEVTYAMEGAIFVAGAAVKWLRDTLGIIESSEEADLLARSIKSSGGVYMVPAFTGLGAPHWDPAAKGAFFGLRLDTGPAEISRAVLESVCYQTSDLLDSMAADGADTPRKLRVDGGMAASGWMLSFLSDITGLDVQKPAVIETTALGAAFLAGLRTGAYSSLDDIKKLWSYEREFNPALDDKTRNRLVSGWEKAVSMTRGFSA, encoded by the coding sequence ATGGATGGATATATACTCTCCATTGATCAGGGAACAACCAGCAGCAGAGCGATTATCTTTGACTACGAAGGAAATATCCTGAAGGTTGCCCAGAAGGACATAAGGCAGTACTACCCTGCGGACGGCCTTGTGGAGCATGACCCTGAGAATATATGGGGAACGGTCTATGACGTGTGCCGTGAGGTTTTGAAGGAGTATCCTGAACCCGATGCCGCCGGGATTACGAACCAGCGTGAAACGGCCGTTGTTTGGGACAGAAAGACGGGTGAGCCCGTTTATCCCGCCATAGTATGGCAGGACAGGCGTACGGCGGAGCTGTGCCGAAGTATGCGTAAGGAGGGCTCCGAGGTTACTGTAACTTCCCGAAGCGGGCTTCTGCTCGATCCTTATTTCTCCGGCTCAAAGGTTAAGTGGATTCTCGACAATGTGGAGGGTGCAAGGGAGAGAGCCGAGCGTGGTGAGCTTGCCTTTGGTACGGTGGACAGCTTTCTCATATGGAGACTTACCGGCGGCTCTGTTCACGCCACCGATGCCACCAACGCCTCACGCACACTCCTTTATAACATACACAAGGGTGACTGGGATGACGAGCTCCTCACTCTATTCGATATACCCCGTTCCCTCCTCCCCGAGGTTAAGGACAGCTCCGATGATTTCGGCAGAACTGCTAAAAAGCTCTTCGGCAGGGAGATACCTATATACTCCGCCGTAGGGGATCAGCACGCCGCCATGGTGGGGCAGGCATGCTTCGACCCGGGGATGATGAAATGCACCTACGGTACAGGGGGGTTCCTTGTCCTCAATACAGGGGATACAGCCGTTAAGTCCAGAAACAGGCTTCTCACAACCATCGCATACAGCATAAACGGAGAGGTTACCTATGCCATGGAGGGGGCGATCTTCGTGGCAGGTGCGGCTGTGAAGTGGCTGAGGGATACCCTCGGTATCATAGAAAGCTCCGAGGAGGCGGATCTGCTTGCACGCTCCATAAAGAGCAGTGGCGGAGTGTACATGGTTCCCGCATTTACAGGCTTGGGTGCACCCCACTGGGATCCGGCGGCAAAGGGTGCATTCTTCGGGCTAAGGCTCGATACGGGCCCTGCGGAGATATCAAGGGCTGTGCTCGAATCGGTGTGCTACCAGACATCGGATCTTCTCGACAGCATGGCGGCGGACGGTGCCGATACGCCCAGAAAGCTCAGGGTAGACGGCGGAATGGCGGCAAGCGGATGGATGCTCTCCTTCCTTTCGGATATTACAGGGCTTGATGTGCAGAAGCCTGCTGTTATCGAAACAACTGCACTCGGTGCGGCATTCCTTGCAGGCCTTCGCACCGGAGCCTATTCATCCCTTGATGACATCAAGAAACTCTGGAGCTACGAGAGGGAGTTCAACCCTGCGCTGGATGATAAAACGAGGAACCGACTTGTGTCCGGCTGGGAGAAGGCTGTGAGCATGACAAGGGGCTTCTCCGCCTGA
- a CDS encoding carbonic anhydrase — protein sequence MKRLFDGVIKFRSEDYEERKELFEELGTGQKPHTLFIGCSDSRVVPNLVTKTLPGELFVVRNIANFVPPYRATGEYVSTTAAIEYAVNVLNVENIIVCGHSNCGGCAALYAEPETLKDVPRVNRWLDLGRDVMKQVDEISGGDETEREWMVEQMNVTEQMKRLYTYPFVKERHEAGKIAIYGWYYVIPTGEVFNYNFDSGYFELIDSEK from the coding sequence ATGAAAAGGTTGTTCGATGGCGTTATCAAGTTTCGTAGTGAGGATTATGAGGAGAGGAAGGAGCTCTTTGAGGAGCTGGGGACAGGTCAGAAGCCCCACACCCTCTTCATTGGCTGTTCCGATTCCCGTGTTGTTCCGAATCTGGTGACAAAAACCCTCCCTGGTGAGCTCTTTGTTGTTCGGAATATCGCAAATTTTGTTCCGCCGTACAGGGCTACAGGTGAATATGTTTCCACCACCGCTGCCATCGAATACGCAGTTAACGTGCTTAACGTGGAGAATATCATAGTCTGCGGGCATTCGAACTGCGGAGGGTGCGCCGCACTTTATGCCGAACCGGAAACCCTTAAGGATGTTCCCAGGGTTAACCGCTGGCTGGATCTCGGCCGTGACGTTATGAAGCAGGTGGATGAGATCTCCGGTGGTGATGAAACGGAGCGGGAGTGGATGGTCGAGCAGATGAATGTCACAGAGCAGATGAAGCGGCTCTACACATATCCCTTTGTAAAAGAACGCCACGAAGCCGGGAAGATAGCTATATACGGATGGTATTACGTAATTCCCACCGGCGAGGTATTCAACTACAACTTCGATTCAGGGTATTTCGAACTGATAGATAGTGAGAAGTGA